The genomic DNA CGGCCGCGCCGCTCACCCGCCCACCTCGCCCCCCACCAGCAGCTCGGCGAACCGCACGTGCGGCGCGCCCTCGGTCACCGGCAGCGGCGACTGGCCGCCCTTGCCGCACCCGCCGCCGGTCTTGTTGAAGCGGAAGTCCCCCGCCAGCCGGTCGATGCTCTGCAACGACTTGAACAGGTTGCCGCCCAGCACCACGTCCTTCACCATCTCCGCGACCTTCCCGTCGCGGATCATGAACCCGTGCGCCGCCGAGAACGAGAAGTTCTCGAGGAACGTCTGGCCCCCGATCCAGTCCACGGCGTACACGCCGAGCTTGACGTCGGCGATCAGGTCCTCGAAGCTGCCGCTCCCGCCCTCGATGTAGGTGTTGGTCATCCGCACGATCGGCGGAAAGCGGAAGTTGATCGCGCGCGCGTTGCCGGTGGGCTGCTCTCCCATCTTCGCCGCGGTTTCGCGCGAGTGCAGGCGCCCCACCAGGATCCCGTTCTCGATCAGGCGGGTGTTGCGGGTGGGCGTGCCCTCGTCGTCGTACGGCAGCGTGCCCCTGAGCCCCGCCGCGCTGCCGTCGTCGCCGATGTTGACGATGTCGCTGCCGAAGCGGCGCCCGAGCGTCATCATCTCCCGGGCCTGCGGATTCTCGTAGACGAAGTCCGCCTCGGAGAGGTGGCCGAACGCCTCGTGCACGAACACGCCCGCGAGCCGCGGATCGAGGACCACCGGATAGGTGCCGCCCTTGACGCTCGGGGCCGCGAGCAGCCGCACCGCCATCTCGGCCGCCTTGCGGAACATCGCCTCCAGCCCCTGCACGCTGCGCCACCCCCGGCGCAGGGCCACGCCGTCGTGGTAGCGCTCGATGGTGTCGCCGTCCCGCGCCGTGGCGAGTCCCGAGACGCCGACCTCGGGGCGCAGCTCGTGGAGCCACGTCCCCTCGCTGTTGGCGAAGTACCACTCGGTCCGCTCGTCCGCGTAGCCGGACTGCGTGTCGGCGATCTTCGGCGAGGCGGCGAGCATCACGCCGTTGAGCCCCTCGAGGTAGCGCCGCTTCTCCGCCAGCGGGATCTCGACCGGGTCGCCGTCGATCTCGGGCACGACCTCGTCCACGCGCGGCTCGACCGGCGCGAGCACGATCGGCTCGTCGAGGACGACCGCCCGGGACGCCGACTCCGCCGCCTCGACCATCCTGGGCAGGTCGTCCAGGCTGGTGAACGTCGCCACCCCCCACCCGTGGCCCCGGTGCAGCACGCGCACGCAGCCGCCCGCGTCCACGCTCTCGGCGGCCACCTCGAGACGGCGGCCCCGGAAGCCCACCCGGCTCGTTCGCCGCCGCTCGAAGCGCACCTCGGCGTAGCCGGCGCGCGTGCACTTCAGCGCCTCGGTGAGCCGGTCGCGCATCCCGTCCGCCGCGCTCACGGCGCCGGCTTGCGCAGCGGGAGGCCCGCTTCGCCGAGCGCGGCCTCGTAGTCGGGACGGACCACCAGCTGGCCCTCCGCGATCACCCAGCGGTCCCACGGCAGAATGATGAACGCGTCGGTCTTGAGCGCGTGGTAGTCGGGCTTGAAATCGCCGCACTGGAACGAGACGGCGGTCCGCAGGGCCGCGGCGCCCTCCTCCTTCATCACCGACGCGGCGAGCCGCATCGTGTCGCCCGAATCGCAGGTTTCGTCCACCAGCAGCACCTTCCGCCCCCGCGGGCTGAGCGAGGGGCGCGAGACCAGCGCCGGCGCCTCGCCCTCGTGCTGCCGCGTGGCCGTGATCGAGGCGAAGTCGCAGCGCAGGATGCTGGCGATCACCGCCCCCGGGATCACCCCCGCCCGCGCGATGCCCACCACCAGGTCGGGCTGGTAGTCGCGCGAGACCTTCAGCGCGAGGCCCCGGCACAGCTCGCCGAAGAACGGCCAGTCCACCTCCATCACGCTGCGAGCCTGGGGCGACTTCGGAGCCTTCCGCGTTCCGGCCATGGGACCTGCGCGTGGTGAGTGAGCGTGCCTGGGCAGCACCGACACCATAACCCGTAGGTTAGCCGTTGCCAAGCGGTTGGCCGATTACTATCTTGCCGCTCCATGGGTCTCTTCCGGCGTCTCTTGGGCGGCCGGGGTGCCGACGACCGACCGATCAAGCCGCAGCGCCTGGACTACCTCAACGAAGCCCTGGCCCTCGAACGCCAGGGAGACTACGACGCGGCCATCACCAGCTACCGGCTCGCGCTGCGCGATCACCCGAGGGAGCCCCGCATCCTCCAGAACCTGGCGATCGCCCTGAGCCGCACGGGCAACAGCGAGGACGCCATCCGGCACTACCGCCTGGCGCTCGAGGGCGATGCCAGCCTCGCCGGCGCGCACTACGGCCTGGCGTTCCTGCTGCTCAAGCGCGGCGACACCGACGGCGCGACCCACCACCTCAAGGCCTTCCTCGGCAACCCGCCGCGCGGCGTCGATGCGCAGAAGTGGATCGGCCACGCGGAGCAGGCGCTCCGCGACCTCGCCTCCGCGTCCCAGCAGCGGTCCGCGGGCCTGGAAGGCGCCTGACCATTCGCCGCGCCACGCCGCTGTTGGCGTGCGCCCTCACCGTGCTGGGAGCCGCCTGCCAGGGCTACAGCACCGACTTCTCCGCGCCCGTGGCCATCGCGATCGTCACCAGCCGGGCGCTCCCGATCAGGCTGGAGGACGACGATACGCTCCGGGTCGGCGTCGTCGTGCTCGATCGCGCCGGCGACTCCGTGCCGGGCGCCCACGTGCAGCTGCTCTCGCTCGACCCCGACACCGTCGCCGTGGACACCACCACGCTCGCCATCACGGGCGTGCGGCCGGGAACGGGGCGCGTGATCGCGATCTCGAACAGCCTCCAGTCGGCCCCGCTCGTGATCACCGTGGTGCCCGCGCCCGACTCGCTCAAGCAGGTCAGCGCGGCCGACTCCACCGTGGCCGCGGCTGACAGCGTGTCCGGGCCCTTGATCGTGCAGCTGCTCGACACCCACACCGACACCGTGCCGAAGGGGCTCAACTGGGGCCTCTCCCTGGGCGACACCGTGCGGTTCGCGATCCTGTTCCCGACGTTCGACAGCCTCCAGGTGGCCACGGTCACCCTCGGCAACGACTCGCTCGCGGCCACGGTCCTCACCAGCGCCGCGACCCCGGGCATCGCGGCGACGGTGGTGCGGCGCCAGGGCGCGCCGCCGCAGCCCGACTCCGTCGTGGTGCAGGCCACGGCCCGTCGCGCGGTGGGCACCGCGGTGCGCGGCTCTCCCGTCCTGTTCATCGTGCGGTTCCAGTAGGGACGGGCCCGTGTCCACTCCCGCGCCGCGAGGCACGCTCACCCGACTGTTCTACGACGCCGTGGAGCGCCACGGCCACAAGCCCAAGGCGGTGGCGTGCAAGCCCGCGGGCGGCCCGTGGCGGTCCCTCACGCACCAGGAGCTGGCGCAGCGGGTGCTGCGGGCCGGCCTGGCGTTGCGGCGGCTCGGGGTGCGGCGCGGCGACCGGGTGGCGATCCTCTCGGAGAACCGTCCCGGCTGGCTGGTCGCGGACTTCGCCTGCCTGGCCGTGGGCGCGAGCGACGTGCCGGTCTACCCCACGCTCCCGGCGCGGCAGCTCGACTACATCCTCAAGGACGCGGGCGTCGTGGCGATCTTCGTCTCCAGCGCGCCCCAGCTGGCCAAGATCCAGGAGCTCCGGGGCGAGCTGCCGGCGCTGCGGCACGTGATCGCGATGGACCCCGACGCGAGGGGCCCCGGCGTGATCGGGCTGGCGGAGCTGTACGCGATGGGTGCCGAGCTCGAGTCGGCGGCCGAAGCGGCGCGCTTCCAGGCGGAGGCGCTCACCGCCGACCCCGACGACGTCGCCACCATCATCTACACCTCGGGGACCACCGGCGACCCGAAGGGCGTGATGCTCACCCACGACAACATCTGGTCGAACGTGATGGGCGCGCTCGAGTCCTTCGACGTCGGGCCGACGGACTCCACGCTGAGCTTCCTGCCGCTGTCGCACATCTTCGAGCGGATGGCCGGCCACTTCCTGATGTTCCACGCCGGCGCCACCATCCACTACGCCGAGAGCATCGACACCGTCCCCGCGAACCTGATGGAGGTCGGACCGACCATCGTGACCTCGGTCCCGCGCCTCTACGAGAAGATGTACGCCCGGGTGCTGGAGAACGCGCTCGCCGGCGGGCCGATCAAGAAGCGGATCTTCTTCTGGGCGAAGGACGTCGGCGAGCGGTGGGCCGACCACGTGCTCGCGGGCGAGCGGCCCCCCACGCTGCTCGGCCAGCGGTACGCGCTGGCGCAGCGGCTGGTGTTCTCGAAGCTCAAGGCCCGCACCGGTGGGCACATCCGGTTCTTCGTGTCGGGTGGGGCCCCGCTCCCGCCCGACATCGCGAAGTTCTTCTACGCGGCCGGCCTGCCGATCCTCGAGGGCTACGGCCTGACGGAGACCTCGCCGGTCATCTGCGTGAACCTGCTGGAGCGCGTGCGCATCGGCACCGTGGGACCCGCCATCCACGGCGTCGAGGTGCGCCTCGGTCCGGACGGCGAGATCCTCACCCGCGGCCGCCACGTGATGAAGGGCTACTTCAACCAGCCCGAGGCCACCCGCGAGGCGCTGGATCCCGACGGCTGGTTCCACACCGGCGACATCGGCGAGCTGGACGCGGCCGGCTGCCTCAGGATCACCGACCGCAAGAAGGACCTCATCGTCACGGCGGGCGGCAAGAACGTGGCACCGCAGCCGATCGAGCAGATGGTCAAGCACAACAAGTACGTCGCCAACGCCGTGATGCTGGGCGACCGGCGGAAGTTCTGCATCATGCTGGTGGTGCCGAACTTCGACCAGCTGGAGCGCTGGGCCGTCTACAAGCAGCTCGCCTTCGCCAATCACCGCGGCCTGATCAAGCTGCCCGAGGTCCGGGCCAAGATGGAGCGCGAGGTGATGAAGATGCTGCCCGACCTGGCGAGCTACGAAACGCCGAAGAAGATCCTGCTCCTCGAGCACGACTTCTCGATCGAGAACGGGGATCTCACCCCGACGCTGAAGGTGCGGCGGCGCGTCGTCGAGAAGAGGTACCAGCGGCAGATCGACGCGCTGTACACCGAGAGCCCGCCGGCGATGATCGACTGACCGGCCGCGCGGACCGGCGGCGTTACCGGTCGCGCGCGCCGACCAGGAGGCCGCCGCCCCGCGCCAGGACGGTGACGCCTCCGGGCTCGGCGTGTTCGTCCTCGACGACCAGCCTCAGGCCCGGCAGCAGCACCCGCGCCGCCTCGCCGAGCCACGCCGGCCCGGCGTGAGCGGCCCCGAGCGCGACCGCCCGCAGCTGCGCCGACTTGAACGGGAGTCCCGCCGGGCAGCGGAGCACCGACAGCATCGCCTCCGGCGCGATCCCGGCCGGCGGATTG from Gemmatimonadales bacterium includes the following:
- a CDS encoding TldD/PmbA family protein is translated as MSAADGMRDRLTEALKCTRAGYAEVRFERRRTSRVGFRGRRLEVAAESVDAGGCVRVLHRGHGWGVATFTSLDDLPRMVEAAESASRAVVLDEPIVLAPVEPRVDEVVPEIDGDPVEIPLAEKRRYLEGLNGVMLAASPKIADTQSGYADERTEWYFANSEGTWLHELRPEVGVSGLATARDGDTIERYHDGVALRRGWRSVQGLEAMFRKAAEMAVRLLAAPSVKGGTYPVVLDPRLAGVFVHEAFGHLSEADFVYENPQAREMMTLGRRFGSDIVNIGDDGSAAGLRGTLPYDDEGTPTRNTRLIENGILVGRLHSRETAAKMGEQPTGNARAINFRFPPIVRMTNTYIEGGSGSFEDLIADVKLGVYAVDWIGGQTFLENFSFSAAHGFMIRDGKVAEMVKDVVLGGNLFKSLQSIDRLAGDFRFNKTGGGCGKGGQSPLPVTEGAPHVRFAELLVGGEVGG
- a CDS encoding phosphoribosyltransferase family protein; this translates as MAGTRKAPKSPQARSVMEVDWPFFGELCRGLALKVSRDYQPDLVVGIARAGVIPGAVIASILRCDFASITATRQHEGEAPALVSRPSLSPRGRKVLLVDETCDSGDTMRLAASVMKEEGAAALRTAVSFQCGDFKPDYHALKTDAFIILPWDRWVIAEGQLVVRPDYEAALGEAGLPLRKPAP
- a CDS encoding tetratricopeptide repeat protein; translated protein: MGLFRRLLGGRGADDRPIKPQRLDYLNEALALERQGDYDAAITSYRLALRDHPREPRILQNLAIALSRTGNSEDAIRHYRLALEGDASLAGAHYGLAFLLLKRGDTDGATHHLKAFLGNPPRGVDAQKWIGHAEQALRDLASASQQRSAGLEGA
- a CDS encoding long-chain fatty acid--CoA ligase, translating into MSTPAPRGTLTRLFYDAVERHGHKPKAVACKPAGGPWRSLTHQELAQRVLRAGLALRRLGVRRGDRVAILSENRPGWLVADFACLAVGASDVPVYPTLPARQLDYILKDAGVVAIFVSSAPQLAKIQELRGELPALRHVIAMDPDARGPGVIGLAELYAMGAELESAAEAARFQAEALTADPDDVATIIYTSGTTGDPKGVMLTHDNIWSNVMGALESFDVGPTDSTLSFLPLSHIFERMAGHFLMFHAGATIHYAESIDTVPANLMEVGPTIVTSVPRLYEKMYARVLENALAGGPIKKRIFFWAKDVGERWADHVLAGERPPTLLGQRYALAQRLVFSKLKARTGGHIRFFVSGGAPLPPDIAKFFYAAGLPILEGYGLTETSPVICVNLLERVRIGTVGPAIHGVEVRLGPDGEILTRGRHVMKGYFNQPEATREALDPDGWFHTGDIGELDAAGCLRITDRKKDLIVTAGGKNVAPQPIEQMVKHNKYVANAVMLGDRRKFCIMLVVPNFDQLERWAVYKQLAFANHRGLIKLPEVRAKMEREVMKMLPDLASYETPKKILLLEHDFSIENGDLTPTLKVRRRVVEKRYQRQIDALYTESPPAMID